The following proteins are co-located in the Mesorhizobium sp. M1E.F.Ca.ET.045.02.1.1 genome:
- a CDS encoding MTH938/NDUFAF3 family protein, whose translation MKIEGTTFGTITIDGKTYEHDVIVRLSGEVEKRKKKLSKKYYGTSHVLSKDEAKFVFERGCEQLILGSGQMGNVHLSPEAEAYFAKKGCNVLLQPTPEAIRVFNKSHAKKIGLFHVTC comes from the coding sequence ATGAAGATCGAAGGCACCACATTCGGCACCATTACGATTGACGGAAAGACCTATGAGCACGACGTGATCGTTCGCCTCTCCGGCGAAGTGGAGAAGCGGAAGAAGAAGCTGTCGAAGAAATACTACGGCACCTCGCACGTCCTCTCGAAAGACGAGGCGAAGTTTGTCTTCGAAAGAGGATGCGAGCAGCTCATTCTCGGCTCGGGCCAGATGGGCAACGTTCATCTATCGCCGGAAGCTGAGGCATATTTCGCGAAAAAGGGCTGCAACGTACTACTGCAACCCACCCCCGAGGCAATCCGTGTGTTCAACAAGTCGCATGCGAAGAAGATCGGCCTTTTTCACGTTACCTGCTGA
- a CDS encoding class II aldolase/adducin family protein: MNIMTPTPAGQRPANCSDAEWEARCELAAIYNALVKYRLTDLTNQWHAIRVPGEEALLTHHYGWMHEEVTASNLIKVGFDRTNHNPENGKPNPSATEIGKLFFEAEPDKNCIMHIHTKAIMGVSAQAGGIGPYSQAYLMIGGGDVIGYTDYEFECTDNFLSGLLRAGRGKKAIVEAWHGAFVFGRDAGEAFFRSFYLDQACAVQLQVQQSAPAGAEIRTIPENEQQRHLQDMAASDWYAYEGELEWLAIRRRLDVEMPRYKT; this comes from the coding sequence ATGAACATCATGACCCCGACGCCTGCTGGCCAGCGCCCTGCCAACTGCTCGGACGCCGAGTGGGAAGCCCGCTGCGAATTGGCCGCCATCTACAACGCGCTGGTTAAGTACCGGCTGACCGACCTGACCAACCAATGGCATGCGATCCGCGTTCCCGGCGAGGAAGCGTTGCTGACCCATCACTATGGCTGGATGCACGAGGAGGTGACGGCTTCGAACTTGATCAAGGTCGGCTTCGATCGCACCAATCACAATCCGGAGAACGGGAAGCCGAACCCCTCGGCCACCGAGATCGGAAAGCTGTTCTTCGAGGCAGAGCCGGACAAGAATTGCATCATGCACATCCACACCAAGGCGATCATGGGCGTCTCGGCCCAGGCCGGGGGTATCGGCCCTTACAGCCAGGCTTACCTGATGATCGGTGGGGGCGATGTAATCGGGTACACGGATTACGAGTTCGAGTGCACCGACAATTTCCTTTCTGGCCTCCTGCGGGCCGGACGCGGCAAGAAGGCGATTGTCGAGGCCTGGCATGGCGCCTTCGTCTTCGGCCGCGACGCGGGCGAGGCTTTCTTCCGCTCCTTCTATCTCGATCAGGCCTGTGCCGTGCAGCTCCAGGTGCAGCAGTCGGCGCCAGCGGGCGCGGAGATCAGGACGATCCCCGAGAACGAGCAGCAGCGTCACCTGCAGGACATGGCAGCCAGCGACTGGTATGCCTATGAGGGCGAACTCGAATGGCTGGCGATCCGTCGCCGGCTCGATGTGGAAATGCCGCGCTACAAGACCTGA
- a CDS encoding helix-turn-helix domain-containing protein: MMFMGRILVLSIAGRVDEPNGGICLEMTKTIHQTPNMPHVCLVLFPRFQMLAYVLATETMRIANKHAGHKLFTWESRTATGEPVTASNGALVSPDLTGWAGGEDFDLVLLCAGYEPFAVQPPGLGALLSRADRSGAVLGGLDTGTMVLAKLGYLAGHQAVLHHEAEAGFRESWPEIAISDSIYCLDGRRLTAAGGMATGDAMLAWIAQIASAELATVTSGDMAHGAIRTGTERQRIQRTSDPVLLEMMEIMAAHLSEPLELPEIARLLRLSPKRLRLRCHKGLGPSPSDHYLRLRLNHALDLLRSTEMPVTEIAIATGFGSLAGFSRTFRKTFQATPRSFRLGAKAST, translated from the coding sequence ATGATGTTCATGGGGCGAATCCTCGTGTTGTCGATAGCCGGCAGAGTAGATGAACCGAACGGAGGTATTTGCCTTGAAATGACAAAAACTATCCACCAAACTCCCAACATGCCTCATGTCTGCCTGGTTCTCTTCCCGCGGTTCCAAATGCTGGCCTATGTGCTGGCCACCGAGACCATGCGAATTGCGAACAAGCACGCGGGCCACAAGCTGTTCACGTGGGAGTCGCGCACCGCCACCGGGGAACCGGTCACGGCATCGAACGGAGCTCTGGTCTCGCCCGATCTCACCGGCTGGGCCGGCGGCGAGGATTTCGACCTCGTGCTGCTCTGCGCGGGCTACGAACCCTTCGCGGTGCAGCCGCCCGGCCTCGGAGCTTTGCTATCGCGAGCCGACCGGTCAGGCGCGGTGCTTGGCGGGCTCGACACCGGCACGATGGTGCTGGCGAAGCTCGGATATCTCGCAGGTCATCAGGCTGTACTGCATCACGAGGCCGAGGCGGGCTTCCGTGAGTCCTGGCCCGAGATCGCGATTAGCGACAGCATCTATTGCCTGGACGGTCGCCGGTTGACCGCCGCCGGTGGCATGGCCACCGGGGATGCCATGCTGGCTTGGATAGCGCAGATCGCGTCCGCGGAGCTCGCCACTGTCACCTCAGGCGATATGGCCCATGGCGCGATCCGCACCGGGACGGAGCGGCAGCGCATACAGCGCACGTCCGATCCGGTGCTGCTGGAGATGATGGAGATCATGGCGGCCCACCTGTCCGAGCCGTTGGAGCTTCCGGAGATAGCACGGCTCTTGCGACTCAGCCCGAAACGGCTGCGGCTACGCTGTCACAAGGGGCTCGGCCCGTCGCCTTCGGACCACTATCTGCGGCTACGTCTCAACCATGCGCTCGATCTCCTGCGTAGCACGGAGATGCCGGTCACCGAAATCGCCATCGCCACCGGTTTCGGCTCGCTCGCCGGGTTTTCCAGAACGTTCCGGAAGACATTTCAGGCGACTCCGCGAAGCTTCCGCTTGGGCGCGAAGGCCTCGACCTGA
- a CDS encoding sugar-binding transcriptional regulator, giving the protein MAIRPAEQLIHKAAWLYYAHGLRQDEVANQLKISRASVAMYLRKARETGIVNISTSTQLFTDDVMARRLEDAFKLDAVWIAPENAYVADPSTDIAVLAASVFLELVKKGDRIGVAWGRTVYTIADIMSYADLQDVTVVQLCGNLGAPYSYRPDQCTMEIARRLNAKGLNFYAPLVLSTEELARGLRAEPVIRDQLAGISDCDLALYSVGAVDADSHLVKCGALTPAEMAALRRQGAAGVIAGQVIDARGEVLDCDYNRRVISAELASLRAIRKRLMVVQEDTKFEPLLAAIAGGLCTHLVVGAHMAARLLDHVGAVGKKAS; this is encoded by the coding sequence ATGGCGATCAGACCGGCAGAACAGCTCATCCACAAGGCCGCCTGGCTCTACTACGCTCACGGCCTTCGCCAGGACGAGGTGGCGAACCAGCTCAAGATTTCGCGCGCATCGGTGGCCATGTATCTGCGCAAGGCGCGCGAGACCGGCATCGTCAATATCTCGACCTCGACGCAACTCTTCACCGACGATGTGATGGCGCGCCGGCTTGAGGACGCCTTCAAGCTCGATGCCGTCTGGATAGCGCCCGAGAACGCCTATGTCGCCGATCCGTCGACCGACATCGCGGTGCTGGCGGCGAGCGTCTTCCTGGAGCTGGTGAAGAAGGGCGACCGCATCGGCGTCGCCTGGGGCCGCACCGTCTACACCATCGCCGACATCATGTCCTATGCCGACCTGCAGGACGTCACCGTGGTGCAGCTCTGCGGCAATCTCGGCGCGCCCTATTCCTACCGGCCCGACCAGTGCACGATGGAGATCGCGCGGCGGCTGAACGCCAAGGGCCTGAATTTCTACGCGCCCCTTGTATTGTCGACCGAGGAACTCGCTCGCGGCCTGCGCGCCGAGCCGGTGATCCGCGACCAGCTTGCCGGCATCAGCGACTGCGATCTCGCGCTCTATTCGGTCGGCGCGGTCGACGCCGACAGCCATCTGGTGAAATGCGGCGCACTGACGCCGGCCGAAATGGCCGCGCTGCGCAGGCAAGGCGCCGCCGGCGTCATTGCCGGGCAGGTCATCGACGCCAGGGGCGAGGTGCTCGACTGCGATTACAACAGGCGAGTCATCTCAGCCGAGCTCGCCTCGCTGCGCGCAATCAGGAAGCGGCTGATGGTAGTGCAGGAGGACACGAAGTTCGAGCCGCTGCTGGCGGCAATCGCCGGCGGACTCTGCACGCATCTGGTGGTCGGCGCGCATATGGCCGCGCGCCTTCTCGATCACGTCGGCGCGGTCGGCAAAAAGGCCTCCTAG
- a CDS encoding bifunctional aldolase/short-chain dehydrogenase, with protein sequence MKNLWNDADAEKMVADYAKKGVDGDLALRVYTTRLLGGEPRLVLHGGGNTSCKTKATDLVGDEWDVLCVKGSGWDMAVIEPQGLPAVKMGALLKARTLDGLSDEDMVALQRSNLIDPTSPNPSVETLLHAFLPHKFVDHTHSTAILAIVDQEDSKALVKTVFGDKMGYVPYIKPGFDLAKAAAEVFDADPTVEGLILDKHGIFTFGDDARQAYDRMIHYVNVAEEYVAKNGKAQAAKAALPARLAKPGDIAPMLRGAVAVARGEGRFDRMISDFRTSDAIVDFINSARIADYAGRGVSTPDLSIRIKTGPMAIPAPDADKLGDYKAVIRSHVETFAKDYQAYFETNDALDDVKRTMLDPMPRLTLVPGLGMFGHGRTLKDAKIASDVGEMWIEAVRGAEAIGNFQPLSKADLFPLEYWSLEQAKLASNKPKPLTGQVVLITGGAGAIGAATAKLFAANGAHAVIVDLDSAKAAEAAKAAGNNSIGIGADITNPAEMRAAFDKAVAVYGGVDILVSNAGAAWEGRIGELDDALLRKSFELNFFAHQSAAQNAVRIMLEQRTGGVLLFNTSKQAVNPGPKFGAYGLPKAATLFLSRQYALDYGAYGIRSNAVNADRIRSGLLTDAMIASRSGARGVSEKEYMSGNLLGQEVTADDVAQAFLHQALAERTTADVTTVDGGNIAAALR encoded by the coding sequence ATGAAGAATCTTTGGAATGACGCCGACGCGGAAAAGATGGTTGCCGACTATGCGAAGAAGGGCGTCGATGGCGACCTCGCGCTGCGTGTCTACACGACCCGTCTTCTCGGCGGCGAGCCGCGGCTGGTGCTGCATGGCGGCGGCAACACCTCCTGCAAGACCAAGGCCACCGATCTCGTCGGCGATGAATGGGACGTGCTCTGCGTCAAGGGCAGCGGCTGGGACATGGCCGTCATCGAGCCGCAAGGCCTGCCGGCGGTGAAGATGGGCGCGCTGCTCAAGGCACGCACGCTGGACGGCCTCTCCGACGAGGACATGGTGGCGCTGCAGCGCTCCAACCTCATCGACCCCACCTCCCCCAACCCGTCGGTCGAGACGCTGCTGCACGCCTTCCTGCCGCACAAATTCGTCGACCACACGCATTCGACCGCCATCCTCGCCATCGTCGACCAGGAAGACAGCAAGGCGCTGGTGAAGACGGTGTTCGGCGACAAGATGGGTTATGTGCCCTACATCAAGCCAGGCTTCGACCTCGCCAAGGCCGCTGCGGAAGTTTTTGACGCCGACCCAACCGTCGAGGGACTGATCCTCGACAAGCACGGCATCTTCACCTTCGGCGACGACGCCAGGCAGGCCTACGACCGGATGATCCACTATGTGAACGTCGCCGAGGAGTATGTCGCGAAGAACGGCAAGGCGCAGGCGGCCAAGGCGGCGCTGCCGGCGAGGCTCGCCAAGCCTGGCGACATCGCGCCGATGCTGCGCGGCGCGGTGGCGGTGGCGCGCGGCGAAGGCCGCTTCGATCGCATGATCAGCGATTTCCGCACTTCCGACGCGATCGTCGATTTCATCAACTCGGCGAGAATCGCCGACTATGCCGGGCGCGGCGTCTCGACGCCGGACCTTTCGATCCGCATCAAGACCGGCCCGATGGCGATACCGGCTCCGGACGCCGACAAGCTCGGCGACTATAAGGCCGTCATCCGTAGCCATGTCGAGACTTTCGCCAAGGATTATCAGGCCTATTTCGAGACCAATGACGCGCTGGACGACGTCAAGCGCACCATGCTCGACCCGATGCCGCGTCTGACGCTGGTGCCCGGCCTCGGCATGTTCGGCCATGGCCGCACGCTGAAGGATGCGAAAATCGCCTCCGACGTCGGCGAGATGTGGATCGAGGCGGTGCGGGGCGCGGAAGCCATCGGCAATTTCCAGCCGCTCTCCAAGGCCGACCTCTTCCCGCTCGAATACTGGTCGCTGGAGCAGGCGAAGCTCGCTTCCAACAAGCCGAAGCCGCTGACTGGCCAGGTGGTGCTGATCACCGGCGGCGCAGGCGCCATCGGGGCTGCGACGGCCAAGCTGTTCGCCGCCAATGGCGCGCATGCCGTCATCGTCGACCTCGATTCGGCCAAGGCTGCGGAAGCGGCGAAAGCGGCAGGCAACAATTCGATCGGCATCGGCGCCGACATCACCAATCCGGCCGAGATGCGCGCGGCCTTCGACAAGGCCGTCGCCGTCTATGGCGGCGTCGACATTCTGGTCTCGAATGCCGGCGCCGCCTGGGAAGGCCGGATCGGCGAGCTCGATGACGCGCTCCTGCGCAAGAGTTTCGAGCTCAACTTCTTCGCCCACCAGTCGGCGGCGCAGAATGCGGTGCGCATCATGCTCGAACAGCGCACGGGCGGCGTGCTGCTCTTCAACACTTCCAAGCAGGCGGTCAATCCCGGGCCGAAGTTCGGTGCCTACGGCCTGCCAAAGGCGGCGACGCTGTTCCTGTCGAGGCAATACGCGCTGGACTACGGCGCCTATGGCATCCGCTCCAATGCGGTGAACGCCGACCGCATCCGCTCCGGGCTGTTGACCGACGCCATGATCGCCAGCCGCTCCGGCGCGCGCGGCGTGTCGGAAAAGGAATACATGTCCGGCAATTTGCTCGGGCAGGAAGTGACGGCCGACGACGTGGCGCAGGCCTTCCTGCACCAGGCGCTCGCGGAACGCACCACGGCCGACGTCACGACGGTGGACGGCGGCAACATAGCAGCAGCGCTGCGTTGA
- a CDS encoding C39 family peptidase — MQSREVPYFSQWESPGMTLPLLAEGPSALCRDPLWRKSGADTIEDYARWAVNVCGMACLKMILAARGEIHPTLELARACTAYGGYVVNEADGSIKGLIYEPFVRFVGERFGLSAETMTNVDMAMVSGLLSRWRYFIASVHPGIRWPEREPPSKGGHLVLVTAASNGEIRFHNPSGHDRERQANVTLPLAAFDRFFARRGIAVGLKP, encoded by the coding sequence ATGCAATCCAGGGAAGTGCCTTATTTCAGCCAGTGGGAATCGCCTGGCATGACTTTGCCGCTCTTGGCGGAGGGGCCGTCGGCTCTGTGCCGAGATCCGCTGTGGCGCAAGTCCGGCGCAGATACGATCGAGGACTATGCGCGCTGGGCCGTCAATGTCTGCGGCATGGCCTGCCTGAAGATGATCCTTGCCGCGCGGGGCGAAATTCACCCGACGCTCGAGCTCGCCCGCGCCTGCACGGCCTACGGCGGCTATGTCGTGAACGAGGCGGACGGCTCGATCAAAGGGCTGATCTACGAGCCCTTCGTCAGGTTCGTCGGCGAACGTTTCGGCCTCTCTGCCGAGACGATGACGAATGTTGATATGGCCATGGTGTCCGGACTACTTTCCAGATGGCGCTACTTCATCGCCTCGGTGCATCCCGGGATCCGCTGGCCCGAGCGCGAGCCGCCGTCGAAGGGCGGGCATCTGGTGCTGGTGACGGCAGCATCGAACGGCGAAATCCGCTTCCACAACCCGTCCGGCCACGATCGGGAGCGCCAGGCGAACGTAACGCTGCCGCTAGCCGCCTTCGACCGCTTTTTCGCCAGGCGCGGCATCGCCGTCGGTCTCAAACCCTAA
- a CDS encoding D-alanine--D-alanine ligase family protein codes for MSMAAKRLRIGVLFGGRSAEHEVSLLSAANVMHALDPAKYDAVPIFVTREGHWLLSSYRDGALATPSSGTDICLVPGGHGRMLAIPAGGPPHDLPAIDILFPVLHGLHGEDGAVQGLAEVARVPLAGCGILGSATALDKEIAKRLLKAAGVPVARSVTIDQDAAPSLAVLEDQLGLPLFIKPARQGSSVGVAKVNASQEFDRALAEAFQHDRKLLAEEFVRGREIEYSVLEDPAGELFVSRPGEIVPAESHGFYNYNAKYIDENGAALIVPAELPPEVEQGMRDMAARAFRAVGCDGMARVDFFLMPDMTFLVNELNTIPGFTNISMYVKAMAASGVSYPEVIDRLVAHGLARAARSA; via the coding sequence ATATCGATGGCCGCGAAAAGATTGCGTATTGGTGTGCTGTTCGGCGGGCGGTCCGCCGAGCACGAGGTGTCGTTGCTTTCGGCGGCCAATGTTATGCATGCGCTGGATCCGGCGAAGTACGATGCCGTTCCGATCTTCGTCACGCGCGAGGGCCACTGGCTGCTGAGCAGCTACCGGGACGGCGCGCTTGCGACTCCGTCAAGCGGCACAGATATCTGCCTGGTGCCGGGCGGGCATGGACGGATGCTGGCCATTCCGGCCGGCGGGCCACCGCACGATCTGCCAGCCATCGATATCCTGTTTCCCGTCCTGCACGGCCTGCATGGCGAGGACGGCGCGGTGCAGGGACTGGCGGAAGTGGCGCGTGTGCCGCTCGCCGGCTGTGGCATCCTGGGTTCCGCCACGGCGCTGGACAAGGAAATCGCCAAGCGGCTTCTGAAGGCGGCGGGGGTGCCTGTTGCGCGCTCGGTGACGATCGATCAGGATGCGGCGCCTTCCCTCGCCGTTCTGGAGGACCAGCTTGGCCTGCCCCTGTTCATCAAACCGGCGCGCCAAGGCTCGTCGGTTGGCGTCGCAAAGGTCAACGCCAGCCAGGAATTCGATCGGGCGCTCGCGGAAGCCTTCCAGCACGATCGCAAGCTGCTGGCGGAGGAATTCGTTCGGGGGCGCGAGATCGAATACAGCGTGCTGGAGGACCCCGCGGGCGAACTCTTCGTCTCGCGGCCGGGCGAGATCGTGCCCGCGGAAAGTCACGGATTCTACAACTACAATGCCAAGTACATCGACGAAAACGGCGCGGCATTGATCGTGCCGGCGGAACTGCCGCCGGAGGTCGAGCAAGGCATGCGCGACATGGCCGCAAGGGCCTTCAGAGCCGTCGGTTGCGACGGCATGGCGCGTGTCGACTTTTTCCTGATGCCGGACATGACGTTCCTGGTCAACGAGCTCAACACCATTCCTGGCTTCACCAACATCAGCATGTACGTCAAGGCAATGGCGGCAAGCGGCGTCAGCTATCCGGAGGTCATCGACCGGCTGGTGGCGCATGGGCTCGCCCGCGCCGCGCGATCGGCCTGA
- a CDS encoding substrate-binding domain-containing protein, producing the protein MSITRRLLGKAALGLAGAALLMQGTALAADRPAPFDKPGVKIALVRYLSTGDFFQAYLSGVEAQAKALAVDLRVLDSRQDAALQADMVDQAIALGVQGIIIQHGLTESMKDAAQRAVDAGIKVVAFDVNVENPKIPQIEQSDRDLARLALEQAVTDNGDSWKAGYVYVAGIAPLDRRNETWVDVKKKHSGISEVAMFGTLDNPIANSVANQARSVLQAHPDIKVMFAPYDEFAKGVKIAVDEAGLNKGIKIYSADISTSDIAAMREPDSAWAATAATNPAVVGQVSVRALAQLLAGEDPGHNVIVPPTLITQKELVDKDIKNMEDLSAKLPQFAHADVAMPAWMPNPNAK; encoded by the coding sequence GTGAGCATCACAAGAAGACTTTTGGGGAAGGCCGCTCTCGGCCTCGCGGGCGCGGCGCTGCTGATGCAGGGTACGGCACTGGCGGCGGACCGTCCGGCACCGTTCGACAAGCCGGGCGTCAAGATCGCGCTGGTGCGCTATCTCTCGACCGGTGACTTCTTCCAGGCCTATCTCTCCGGCGTCGAGGCGCAGGCCAAGGCGCTCGCCGTCGACCTGCGCGTGCTGGACAGCCGCCAGGACGCGGCCCTCCAGGCCGACATGGTCGACCAGGCGATCGCGCTCGGCGTGCAGGGCATCATCATCCAGCACGGCCTGACGGAATCGATGAAGGACGCTGCCCAGCGCGCGGTCGACGCCGGCATCAAGGTGGTCGCCTTCGACGTCAATGTCGAGAACCCGAAGATTCCGCAGATCGAGCAGTCGGACCGCGATCTCGCCCGCCTCGCGCTCGAGCAGGCGGTCACGGACAATGGCGATAGCTGGAAGGCCGGCTATGTCTATGTCGCCGGCATCGCGCCGCTCGACCGCCGCAACGAAACCTGGGTCGACGTGAAGAAGAAGCATTCGGGCATCAGCGAAGTGGCCATGTTCGGCACGCTCGACAACCCGATCGCCAACTCCGTCGCCAACCAGGCGCGCTCGGTGCTGCAGGCGCATCCCGACATCAAGGTGATGTTCGCGCCCTATGACGAGTTCGCCAAGGGCGTGAAGATCGCCGTCGACGAGGCGGGCCTCAACAAGGGCATCAAGATCTATTCGGCCGACATCTCGACCTCCGACATCGCCGCGATGCGCGAGCCGGACAGCGCCTGGGCAGCGACGGCCGCCACCAACCCGGCCGTCGTCGGCCAGGTCTCGGTGCGCGCGCTGGCGCAACTGCTCGCCGGCGAGGATCCCGGTCACAACGTCATCGTGCCGCCGACGCTGATCACGCAGAAAGAGCTCGTCGACAAGGACATCAAGAACATGGAGGACCTGTCGGCCAAGCTGCCGCAGTTCGCCCATGCCGATGTCGCGATGCCAGCCTGGATGCCGAACCCGAACGCGAAGTAA
- a CDS encoding ABC transporter permease has translation MTLRDYAIRYGFIVLLFGLIAYFAIAADGFVSPQSAVFIFQSVAITGVLALGVTATLVVGGFDLSIGSVATSAMMAASYAMVVLEQNAIVAVIACLVIGVVVGLINGWLIVYMRVPDLLATLGMMFLLLGLQRIPTEGRSIATGMTMPDGSVANGKFSEAFLALGRHRIDFFIPSLIPVSVVVLVVLAVLIWFFLEYTRFGRMMYAVGSNERAAELAGAPVKAYKIWAYVISGVFASIGGILLAARLGRGDIASGNNLLLDAVAAALIGYAVLGAAKPNAFGTAVGAVFVGVLLQGLTMMNAPYYTQDFVKGAVLVVALVFTFALSGRGKR, from the coding sequence ATGACATTGCGTGACTATGCCATCCGCTACGGCTTCATCGTCCTTTTGTTCGGCCTGATCGCCTATTTCGCGATCGCCGCCGACGGTTTCGTCTCGCCGCAGAGCGCGGTTTTCATCTTCCAGTCGGTGGCGATCACCGGCGTGCTGGCGCTCGGCGTCACCGCGACGCTTGTCGTCGGCGGCTTCGACCTGTCGATCGGCTCAGTCGCCACCAGCGCCATGATGGCGGCGTCCTACGCCATGGTGGTGCTGGAACAGAACGCCATTGTCGCCGTCATCGCCTGCCTGGTCATCGGCGTGGTCGTCGGCCTGATCAACGGCTGGCTGATCGTCTATATGCGCGTGCCGGATCTCTTGGCGACGCTCGGCATGATGTTCCTGCTCCTCGGTCTGCAACGCATCCCGACCGAAGGTCGCTCGATCGCCACCGGTATGACCATGCCCGACGGTTCGGTCGCCAACGGCAAGTTCAGCGAGGCTTTCCTGGCGCTCGGCCGCCACCGCATCGACTTCTTCATCCCGAGCCTGATCCCGGTCTCTGTGGTGGTGCTGGTCGTGCTCGCCGTGCTGATCTGGTTCTTCCTCGAATACACCCGCTTCGGCCGCATGATGTATGCCGTCGGCAGCAACGAGCGGGCCGCCGAACTCGCCGGCGCGCCTGTCAAGGCATACAAAATCTGGGCCTACGTCATTTCGGGAGTTTTTGCCTCGATCGGCGGGATTTTGCTCGCCGCCCGGCTTGGACGCGGCGACATCGCCTCGGGTAATAATCTCTTGCTCGACGCTGTCGCCGCGGCGCTCATCGGCTACGCGGTGCTCGGCGCCGCCAAGCCCAACGCCTTCGGCACGGCCGTCGGGGCGGTGTTCGTCGGCGTCCTGCTGCAAGGCCTGACGATGATGAACGCCCCTTATTACACGCAGGATTTCGTCAAGGGCGCGGTTCTCGTCGTCGCCCTTGTCTTCACCTTCGCCCTTTCCGGCAGGGGCAAGAGATAG
- a CDS encoding sugar ABC transporter ATP-binding protein, producing the protein MGADAVFRVEGLRKSFGQNEVLGGISIELFAGEVTVLMGANGAGKSTLVKIVSGVYSRDGGTMRLAGRAFDPGTPAEAIRAGVVTVHQNINDGVVADLDVATNLTLDRLSGKGASLLFKPANVRAEARAVADRMGLAIDLRARVADLSLADRQMVAIARAMAHQPKVLILDEPTSSLSSAEADRLFSLIDRLRGHGVAILYISHRMSDIRRLADRIVSMRDGVISGVFDQKPLDYEGAVNAMLGRKILLDRVVARNSARAVFTAEGLQLAHGAKPISMTLGAGEVVAITGLVGVGKTALAETLFGVREPLAGTMHMDGKPYAPRSAREAIAAGVFLVAKDRAMSGIVGGFNIERNISLPFLKRMSDFSVMRRRAERAAARRQIDELGIVCRSEKDELAALSGGNQQKVMVARWMSQTSRLFILDEPFQGVDISARRDIAAKLRASADGRATLLFVTEIDEALETADRILVMSEHTIVGEHRNADIDLDRLLAQVAGGPLHGTT; encoded by the coding sequence ATGGGCGCAGATGCCGTGTTCCGTGTGGAGGGTCTGAGGAAATCCTTCGGCCAGAACGAGGTGCTTGGCGGCATCTCGATTGAGTTGTTTGCGGGCGAGGTCACCGTGCTGATGGGCGCCAACGGCGCCGGCAAGTCCACGCTGGTCAAGATCGTCAGCGGCGTCTATTCGCGCGACGGCGGCACGATGCGGCTCGCCGGCCGGGCCTTCGATCCCGGCACGCCGGCGGAAGCCATCCGCGCCGGCGTCGTCACCGTGCATCAGAACATCAATGACGGGGTGGTCGCCGATCTCGACGTCGCCACCAACCTGACGCTCGACCGGCTGAGCGGCAAGGGCGCGTCGCTGTTGTTCAAGCCCGCCAATGTCCGCGCCGAGGCCCGGGCCGTCGCCGATCGCATGGGGCTCGCTATCGATCTCAGGGCGCGTGTCGCCGACCTTTCGCTCGCCGACCGGCAGATGGTGGCGATCGCGCGGGCCATGGCGCACCAGCCTAAGGTGCTGATCCTCGACGAGCCGACCTCGTCGCTGTCGAGCGCCGAAGCAGACCGGCTGTTTTCGCTGATCGACCGGCTGCGCGGGCATGGTGTCGCCATCCTCTACATCTCGCACCGCATGTCCGACATCCGGCGGCTTGCCGACCGTATCGTCTCGATGCGCGACGGCGTCATCTCCGGTGTCTTCGACCAAAAGCCGCTAGACTATGAAGGCGCGGTCAACGCCATGCTCGGCCGCAAGATCCTTCTCGACCGGGTCGTCGCCAGAAATTCGGCGCGCGCGGTCTTCACCGCCGAAGGCCTGCAATTGGCGCATGGCGCCAAACCGATCTCGATGACGCTCGGCGCCGGCGAGGTGGTGGCGATCACCGGTCTGGTCGGCGTCGGCAAGACGGCGCTGGCCGAGACGCTGTTCGGCGTGCGCGAGCCGCTGGCAGGCACCATGCACATGGACGGCAAGCCCTATGCGCCGCGATCGGCGCGCGAGGCGATTGCGGCGGGCGTCTTCCTCGTCGCCAAGGACCGCGCGATGAGCGGCATCGTCGGCGGCTTCAACATCGAGCGCAACATCAGCCTGCCTTTCCTCAAGCGCATGTCGGACTTCAGCGTCATGAGGCGCCGCGCCGAGCGTGCCGCCGCACGCCGCCAGATCGATGAGCTCGGCATCGTCTGCCGCTCCGAGAAGGACGAGCTTGCGGCATTATCAGGCGGCAATCAGCAGAAGGTGATGGTGGCGCGCTGGATGTCTCAGACCTCACGCCTGTTCATCCTCGACGAGCCGTTCCAAGGCGTCGACATCTCGGCAAGGCGCGACATCGCCGCCAAGCTGAGGGCAAGCGCCGACGGCCGCGCCACGCTCCTTTTCGTTACCGAGATCGACGAGGCGCTGGAGACTGCCGACCGCATCCTGGTGATGTCGGAACACACGATCGTCGGCGAGCACAGGAACGCCGATATCGACCTCGACCGGCTGCTGGCGCAGGTGGCCGGCGGGCCGCTGCACGGCACGACGTGA